GGGCTTATTTTGCCATGGGGTGGCCGCTGTTCAGCAGCTTTTGCAAGTGTTCTTTGGCCACATGGGTGTAAATTTGCGTGGTGCCAATGTCCGCATGGCCCAGTAGAAGCTGAACGACCCGCAAATCAGCGCCGTGGTTGACCAGGTGGGTGGCAAAGGCATGGCGCAACACATGCGGGCTGATGGGGCTGTGAATGCCAGCCACCAGTGCAAGCCGTTTGATGTTTTTCCAGAAGCCCTGCCGGGTCATCGGTGTGCCAAAGTGGGTGACAAACAAAAAGTCGCTGGTTCTTCCCTTCAGCAGTTCACCACGGGCCTGCTGCAAATAAAGCTGAATGGCCAGCCTGGCGGGTTCGCCCATGGGTACCAGCCGTTCCTTGTTGCCTTTGCCCAGCACTTTCACGGCACCCGCGTTCAGGTCGATGGCGCGCAGTGGCATGTTCACCAGTTCGCTGACCCGCAGGCCGCTGGCGTACATGAATTCCAGCATGGCTTTGTCGCGCTGGCCGGCCGCGTTGCTGACATCGGGGGCGGCCAGCAGGTCCAGCATTTGTTGTTCGCTCAACACCTTGGGTATTCGCAGGCCTTGCTTGGCGCTGTGAAGTTGCTGCGCCGGGTTGTCTTCACGTTTGTGGCTGGTGTTCAGCCACAGGTAAAAGCGTTTGGTGCTGCTGATTTTCCGGTTCAGGCTGCTGGGCTTGAGTTCAACCAAGTCGTGCACGTGGTTTTTCAGTTGTTCGCTGTTGGCGTTCAGCAGGCTTTCACCCACTTTCTTTTCCAGCCATTCCGCCAATTGTTCAAGGTCGCTGCGGTAGGCTTGCAGTGTGGCCTGCGCCAGGCCTTCTTCCAGCCAAAGGTTGGTAGAGAATTCATCGATCAGATCGGCATTGCTGGTCATCAGGGGGCTGGCCGCGTGTGAAAATAAGGCTCATCATACCTTTAGCAGCACCAAGGAGTCAGCTCACATGTCAATCGCCGATCTTCGCAAAGATTACACTCAGGCCACTTTGGACGAGGCCGACGCGCTCGCCAATCCATTCGAATTTTTCAAGCTGTGGTTTGACCAGGCTTTGAATGCGGACCTACCCGAGCCCAACGCCATGACACTGGCCACGGTGAATGAACAAGGCCGCCCTTCGGCACGCATTGTGCTGATCAAGGGGCTGGACGACAAAGGCATTACCTTTTTCACGAATTACGAAAGCCGCAAGGGTCAGGAACTGGCCCAGAACCCCCATGCCGCATTGTTGTTCCACTGGACTGAACTGGAGCGGCAGGTTCGAATTGAGGGCAGGGTCGAGAAATGTACTGCTGAAGAGTCCGATTCCTATTATTTGTCTCGCCCAGCCGGAAGCCGCCTGGGGGCATGGGCGTCGCCCCAAAGCCAGGTGATTGAATCGCGCAGCGTGCTTGAAAATCGTGTGAAGCAGGCGCAGGTTGAGCAGCAGGGTGACCCGCAAACACGTCCGCCATTTTGGGGTGGTTACCGCCTGGTGCCAGATTTTTTCGAGTTCTGGCAGGGGCGTTCTTCAAGGTTGCACGACCGCCTGGCTTACTCCAAACAAGGTGATCATTGGAACATGGTGCGTCTGGCACCTTAAGCCTGTTTCGATTATTCTTGTTCAAGTAGCAGGTGGCAATCAAGCAGCAGGAGAGCAGTTTCATGTCAGGTTTTAGTCGCAGTATTCTGGCAGGTCTTTGTGCCTTGTGTGCTTTTCTGGGGCTCTCTGGTTTTACATCTTCTACATGGGCTGCCACCCGCAGCGACGTGGACGACGCCATTGTGCAATTAGGCCGGGCTGTCCCGTCCATGAAAATTCAGGTTGAGTTGACCAAAACCTGGAGCAGGGCCTACATCACCGATCGGATTGATGGTGCTTTGCTGACCATGGATCCAGATTTCCTGAACAGATTGACCGCTGACGGTGTGCTGTTCGTGATTGCGCACGAATACGCCCACGTGTACCTGGAACATCAAAAAAAACTGGGAATCAAGGCCATGGAACTCGCCGGTATGCCGACACCTGACATGGCTTTTGATGCGATTGAAAGCAAACCCGCCACCATGGAAAAGTTGCACGCAATGAACAGGCAGTTTGAGCTGGATGCCGACGAAGCTGCCACCAAGTGGCTGGCCCAGTTGGGCCTGTCGGCCTGCACCGAGGACGTGCTGCGCAGCATCGACGGTGCAGACATGATGATGCCTGTTGTTCCCTCACACCCCGGTTATTACAGCAGAAAACAGGTTATTTGCAGGAAGTAAGGTTCAGCGCGTGTTTTTCCGGGCGGGCGGCGTTGCTGCTTTGGCAATTTGCATGAAATGGCCAAATTCACCCGGCTGAATGTAGCTGTGCACCAGGCTGGATGCGGTGTCGCTGTGTTGATCTGCACGCGCAACATGTTCAAGCAGGGTCCATGCACACAGCTGTCTGTGTTTGTCGTTCAGTGTTTGCGGGTTACTTAACTTGTTTTCAACAAGGAACTTGGCCAGCGCTTTGCGACTGTTAACGTGAATACCGCCGGGCATGTCTTGTTCGATTGCCCGACATTTGGAAACGAGTTGTTCCGTTGGTGTTTTTTCCGACAGAGTTTGCGCGATATCAAGCGCAGCACGTTTGGTTGGGCGCGGATTTTCATCGGTTGACAGTGAACTGAGGCTGCGCGACATGGCCTGAATTTCAGGGGCAGACTGAATGGTATTTGGATTCATTTTGATTGACAGTAAAAGTGGTTTTTTTAGGAGCCTTTAGTGGTTTAGGCTGCCTTTCAGTTCCCACTTTTACGTATCAACCTTTTTTAAATCGCTTGTGCAACCCATTCTACCCAGTGGCGAACGTCCACTGTGGCATCACTTTCAAGGTGCCCAAGGCAGCCAATGTTGGCCGAAGCAATGGCTTGCGGTTTTCCCGCCATCAAGTTGGCCAGCTTGCGCTTTTTCAGTTCTTTGGATAATTCCGGTTGCAACACCGAATACGTGCCAGCGGAGCCACAGCACAAATGTGAGTCAGCCACTGGGGTCAGTTTGAAACCCAGCGTGGTCAGCACATTCTCAATCACGCCCTTGATTTGTTGGCCGTGTTGCAAGGTGCAGGGCGGGTGAAAGGCAATGCTGCCTGGAATGCGTTGTTGTTCAATCGCCGCTTTCACCTGCGTGCCCAGGCGGGCCAGCCCTTCGGCATTTTGCCTTGTGATGAATTCACCAATATCCAAAGTTTTTTCGCTGACCAATGCGGCTTTGGCTGCATACACCGGGTCGTTTTCAAAATGGTGGGCGTATTCGCGCACCGTGACCCCACAACCCGATGCGTTCATGACTAGCGCTTCCGCTTCGCCTGAAACCAGCAATGAATACCATGCGTCGATGTTGGTTTTCATTTGCGCCAGGCCGCCAGCGTGGTCGTTCAAGTGGAATTTCACGGCACCACAGCAGCCCGATTCCTGAATCACCATACTTTGAATACCCAATGCATCCAGTATCACGGAGGTGGCAGTGTCAATGGACGGCATCATCGCGGGCTGCACACAACCCTTGAGCAAAATCACCTTCCGTGTGTGCTGGGTGTTTGCAAAGGGCAGGGTGACGCGCTTTGCGGGCACCTTTTTCTTGATGCTTTCCGGCAATATGCCGCGAACAGCCTTGCCCATGGCCATGCCTGCTGTGAACATGGGGCGATTGGTCATCAGCATTTTCAGGCTTTCGCGAGTCAGCTTTTCAGCCATGGGGCGCTCCACGCGCTCGTCCACAATCTTGCGGCCAATGTCGATCAACTGGCCATATTTCACACCCGATGGGCAGGTGGTTTCGCAGTTGCGGCAGGTCAGGCAGCGGTCCAGGTGTTGCTGGGTTTTGCGCGTCACCTGTTTGCCTTCCAGCACTTGCTTGATCAGGTAAATACGGCCGCGTGGGCTGTCCAGTTCATCGCCCAGAATTTGATAGGTGGGGCAGGTGGCCGTGCAAAAACCGCAGTGCACGCACTTGCGCAAAATCGCGTCGGCGGCTTTGCCATCGGGGGTGTCTTTGATCCAGTCGGCGAGTTGGGTGTCCATGGCGCTTTGCTTACAAAATTGGTGACAGGCGGTTGATGCTGAACACACCAGCCGGGTCAAATTGTTCTTTCAGGCGGCGTTGCAGTTTCAACATCACCGCGTCGGGTTGCTGGAATGCCTGCACGCGCGCTGCTTCATTGGCCGTGCGGTACAGGGTGGCGTGGCCGCCCACGCGTTTGGCCACCGCACGAATCTGTTCGCCGGTGAATGTGGCGTCCGTACGCAACCACCGCAGACCGCTGCCCCATTCGTGCACGCTTTGGCCACGCAAAGCCAAATCCACAGTGGTGGGGGGCACAGCCATGCGCCACAGGTCGCCTTCGACGTTAAAAAACTCGTGCTGCTGGTCGCGCACGCTGACCCAGAAAGTCTGGGCCTGTTCGGTTGGCAATTCCTGCCCGCCCATGTTCTTGAGCGCAGCTTGAACGGCAGCGCTGGCGCCCCGCAGGCGCACCGTCAGTTTTCCGTTGTCATAAAAGGTGGCTGAAATGGGCAGGGGCTTGGAAAGCCATTCATTGCTTTGCGAAATGGCCTTGTTCACATCCATTTCAAATTGCAGCGTGGCTTCGGCGGGGGCCACTGGCATGACTTTGATGGAAAGCTCGGTGACAATGCCAAGCGTGCCCATGCTGCCGGGAATAACCCGTGACACGTCGTAGCCCGCCACGTTTTTCATGACCACGCCGCCAAAATGCAGCAGTTGGCCTTTGCCATCCAGCAGGGTGCAGCCCAGTACGTAGTCTTTCACGCCGCCGCGGCTTAAGCGGGCGGGGCCTGCCAGGCCGGAAACGATTGCACCACCAATGGTTCCGCCTGCCGCGTGGCCTGCACCACCCAAGCGCGGAGGCTCGAATGCCAGTTCCTGCTTTTGCGCAGCCAGTGCGGCTTCCACTTCTGCCAGCGGGGTGCCGGGCTTCACGGTAATGACCAGTTCAGTGGGTTCGTATTCCACAATGCCTGCCCACTGGCGCATGTCCACTTCTTCGCCTTGCAGGGGGCCACCGTAAAAGTTCTTGGTGCTGCCACCCGCTGGGCGAAGCGGCGTGTTGTTGCGTGCAGCAAGCTCTACCCGCTTGCACAGGTCGTCGAGAAAATCGCTCATGGTCTCGTTCTTTTAAAAGCGGGGCAGGTCGGCAAAAGGCACTTGGCCACCGTGCACATGCATGCGGCCGTATTCGGCACAGCGATGCAGGGTGGGAATGGCCTTGCCTGGGTTGAGCAGGCCCGGTTCATCAAAAGCTTTTTTCACAGCGAAAAATGCATCCAGTTCAGCGCGGGAAAACTGCACACACATCTGGTTGATTTTCTCGATGCCCACGCCGTGTTCGCCGGTCACCGTGCCGCCCACTTCGACGCACAGTTCCAGAATTTCCGCGCCAAAGTCTTCGGCACGTGTGATTTCTTCAGGCTTGTTGGCATCAAACAGGATCAGCGGGTGCAAATTGCCGTCGCCGGCGTGAAACACATTGGCACAGCGCAAGTCGTATTTCTTTTCCATCTCGGTGATGGCATTCAACACATGGGCCAAGCTGCGGCGGGGAATGGTGCCGTCCATGCAGTAATAGTCGGGTGACACACGGCCTGCAGCCGGGAAGGCATTCTTTCGGCCGGCCCAGAATTTCAGGCGCTCGGCTTCGCTTTGCGACACCTTGATGGCGGTGGCACCGCAGCCGTTCAGCACGCGGGTCATCTCGGCAATTTCTTCGGCCACCTCTTCAATGGTGCCATCGCTTTCCAGCAGCAAAATCGCTTCTGCCTCGGTGTCGTAACCGGCCTTGACAAAGGGCTCCACCATTTGTGTGGCGCGCTTGTCCATCATCTCCAGACCCGCTGGAATGATACCTGCTGCAATCACGGCTGCCACGGCATTGCCAGCGTTGGCCACATCGTCAAAACTGGCCATGATCACTTGGGCCAGTGCGGGCTTGGGTACCAGTTTCACCGTTACTTCGGTGACCACGGCCAACATGCCTTCGGAGCCAATCACCAGGTTCAGCAGTTCAAGGCCGGGTGCGTCGGGCGCTTCCGAGCCAAATTCTACAATTTCACCTTCAATGGTAATGGCTCGCACCTTCAGCACGTTGTGTACGGTCAGGCCGTATTTCAGGCAGTGCACGCCGCCGCTGTTTTCTGCTACGTTGCCGCCAATGGTGCAGGCAATCTGGCTGGAAGGGTCGGGTGCGTAATACAACTGGTGTTGCGCCACGGCTTCTGAAATGGCCAGGTTGCGCACGCCAGGTTGAACCACGGCGGATCGGGACTGTACATCCACCTTCAGAATTTTATTGAATTTGGCCATTCCCAGCAAAATGCCGTTTTTGTGAGGCTGCGCGCCGCCGGAAAGCCCTGTTCCTGCACCACGCGCCACCACCGGCACATTCAGGCGATTTGCCAGTTTAAGGATGTCAATAACCTGGGCTTCAGTTTCCGGCAAGGCCACCACCATGGGCAGTTGTCGAAACAGGCTCAGGCCATCGCATTCATAAGGCTTGGTGTCTTCCACTTCATGCAGTACGGCATGGGCTGGCAGAATCTGGTTCAAACCAGCAATAACCTCAGCCCTTTGGGCGGCATTCAATGCAAATTCTTCGGTGGGCGCATTCATGGGACTACCTTTGGACTACTTTTTGACAGTTTTCAAGCATACCTATTTCTGGTGAAATTTGGCATTGGTGCTTGCCCGAGTGTTGGGTTAACCAAGTTATATTCGGGAACCGTGATTCTGTTTTTACCACCTAAATTTTTTATGTGAACAGGTGGAATTCGTGCGCGCAGTCAACTCTTCGGGGTCTGATACCTCGATTTCACCCGGGCAATCATCACACACAACCTTTGAACCCGGGAAGGTGCGTGAGGCCACCAGCCGCCTGGCGGAACTGTATTGCAAGCAGTTGCAGGTAGTAAGTCATCACCATGCCGACCTGGCGCGTGTCGAGCAAAGCCGCCGTGCCCTGTTGGGCAAAAGGGCACAGGTTCAATCTACGGTAGCCAGGTTGCAGCGCGAAATAGCCGAGTGTGAAAACGTACCCCGCGAGGCCGAGCGGGTGCGCAACGAAAAACAAACGCTCAAGAATGCCCTGAATGGAATGCGCACCGAATGGACGCAAACCAAGACTTCCCTGGCACCATTGCAGCAGCAGATTGACCAGCGGCAGGGCTTGGCCAAAAAAGTTGACTGGCAGATCAACGAGCTGGAAAAGCAGCATGAGAAGCTGGGCAAGTTGTTCAACATGGACGAGTCTGAAATCGACTGCGGTCATTTGCTGGACAAAGTGGAAAGGTTTTTTCAAAAGACCGGCAAGCTTGGAACCGAGAACGGGCAAAAATACAAGAACCGCCTGATGGCCGGCTGCGAACGTCAATTGTCTGCCAGCCTGGGCGAAGAAATTGAGCGCATGCTGAACCGGCATCTGCAGCGCACTTCGGGTGCATTGCTGGCGTGCCAGTCGGTAGATGAGTTTTCAGCAGCTTTCAAAGGTATTCAGGCCGACTTCCTGGGGGAGTTGAATGCCAGGCTGGACGTGGGCCAACGCCTGATCAAGGCGGCATTCTATGCCGGGCATGCAGCAGCTTTTCTGTTGGCAAGCAGCGCCTTTGTCACCACCATTGCGCAGGCCTATTTCAATGGCAAGTTGTCGAATCAGGATCTCCTGACTCAAGTTTTGCAGGGCGTGTTCATTTGCGCAGCGTATGGTTTGCTAACCATGGGGATCGAAAAGGCAGCCAGCCTGAAGATCAGCGGGTGGACCTCGTTTTCAGACACCGTACGGCGCAATTCAAACAAGGTGTGCGCCAAAACCGCGCAACAACTTGAAAGCCAGCACAGTGCTTTTACCGGCATTGAACGCAACCTGTTCAGGCAGTGGCGTGCCAGCAACCAAGCCGCAGGTACACCGGCTTTATCGGGTTCAGTGCAGCAGTTTCTGACTTACCTGGCTCAGCATGCGCCTGCTGAAATACTCAGTGAGAAACGCAACCAGGTGCTGCAAACTCTTCGACTGCCCAGCTTGGCGGAAGCAAGCCGGGTATCTGCCGACCTGGCCAACCAGCTTGAACAGAAGCGGACTGAAAAAGCAGGGCTTGAAACCGAGGTTCGCCAGCTTCGATTCGATCTGACCCAGCGCAAGGAGTTGATCGTCTCGCTGGAGCATGGCTTGAAACATGGCCAGGGCAAGAAGCTGAGAGAAGAAATTGACTTGTTGAACAAAAAACCGGCTCCACGTTCGATCAAGGAGGTTGATCCCAACCGGCTGGACGAGATGCGCGCGAAGCTTCCAGTGCTGGAAGAACGGCTTTCACTGGTTGAAATCGAGTCGCAAAGCCTTGAGCAGGCTCATGAAGCCAAGCTGGCTGAATTGGCCAGCAAGGTAGCGCGGCACCAGTTGTCGGATTCAGTCATCTTGGCCGCGCGCCAGTATGTCTGCAAACAATTGGGTTTGCATGAGGCCTTGTTCAACAGAATGTGGAACAGGCATGTGGGGTTGGCACCGGCACAGTTGAAGGCGCGTTTCAACGGTGAGGATGGCACGGGAAGCCTTGGCCAGCCAGTGCCCGGACACACCACGAGGGTGGGGGCGTCCAGTTATGCGACACCGGAACTGGCGTTGAAGGCGCTTTTCGATGTGTCCGAGGTTATTCAAAATGCCGAGTTGGCGGGTGGGGTGGGGCACACTGTTGTTCAACATGGTGTGCCGGTGGGCCTGAGTGCCATACCCCCTGAAGGGGAAATTAAAACCGTTGCCGCCACTTTGGTCGAGATCACCCCTGCCTCGGCCGTGGAGCAGCGCCGCCTGCACATCACCCCGGTCACAGTGCCCCAAGACATTTCACTGACTTCGGAGGTGGCAAAACAGGTGCACCAGTTGAACACCTGACGCATCACTCAGGAAGTGGCCAGCTCGCAACGCGGGCGGGTGTTCATGCTGTAATTCCGGTTCGCCAGCAGGTCGGGGTGTTCACGCACCTGCATGGCGCCAGCAAAAGCAATCATGGCGCCGTTGTCGGTACACAGGTTCAGTTCGGGAAAGTACACGTCGATACCGCGTTTGGTCGCCGCCTTGACCAATTGCTCACGAAGCAAGCGGTTTGCACCGACGCCGCCCGCCACAACCAACCGTTTGTGGTCCATGTGCAGGCAAGCGGCCAGTGCCTTTTTCACCAGGGTTTCTACAATGGCAGCCTGAAAGCTGGCCGCCAGGTCGGCTTTGTCCGTGTCATCGATGGCCATGCCTTCTGCGGGCTGGCTAACGCCAGCCAATTTCATGGCAGTAGTCAGCACGGCGGTTTTCAGCCCAGAGAAACTGAACATGAAGTCACCGCTGTGCAGCATGGGCCTTGGCAGCTTGAATCGCTCGGGGTTACCGCTTTCCGCCAGTTTCGATAGGGCTGGGCCACCCGGGTAGGGCAGGCCGATCATTTTGGCAGTTTTGTCAAAGGCCTCACCAGCCGCATCGTCCAGTGTTTCGCCCAGCAATTTGTACTTTCCCAAGCCTTCAACACCCATCAATTGGCTGTGGCCGCCGCTGACCAGCAAGGCAGTGAATGGAAAAGCAGGCGGGTTGGCTGACAACAGAGGCGACAGCAAGTGTCCTTCCAGGTGATGAACCGGGATCACCGGCAAGTTCAGGCCCATGGCCATGCTGTAAGAAAAGGCGCAGCCAGCCATGAGCGCACCGGGCAAGCCAGGGCCGGTGGTCACGGCGATTGCATCAACATCATTCAGGCCAATGCCCGCTTGTGCAAAGGTCTCATTCATCAGCGGGATCAGGCGGCGAATGTGGTCTCGGGACGCCAGTTCAGGCACTACACCGCCGTAGTCCTTGTGCATGGCAATTTGTGAATAAAGGGCCTGGCCCAGAATGCGGCCGTCTGTGGTGCACAGGGCCACGCCTGTTTCATCACAAGAGCTTTCAAAGCCAAGCACAATTTTTGGAGAGGTCACTTCACACTGCCGGGATGGGGTAAGTCTGCATTTTAAACCAGCCCAGCCTTCCCATGCGAATCCTTCTTTTGTGCACTGCACCGTTGGGGTGCTTTTTAATGGTGCGTGGTCCATCCAGTATTCAGTTTTTCAGGTTAAAAACAGCCAAAACTGTGCAAATTCCATTGAAAAAGGCTGGCACGACCCTTGCATTTACTTCGGGCGTAGGTCGTCAACGGCGGCGATCTGCAGGTGGATTGACAGGTCTCCTGAGGTTGCGCAAGCGACTGAGGGAGTTGGACAACGGTGTCCGTGCTGCTTCGTGCAGCCGGGTGCCGTTTTTTTTTGGTTAATTGGGATTGAAGACATGCTGATGTCCGTCAAAAAACAGAAACTGGTGGTGGTAGGCAACGGCATGGCCGGCATACGGGTGCTTGAAGAGCTGATCAAGCTCGCGCCTGAACTGTACGACATCACGGTGTTTGGCGCAGAACCACATCCCAATTACAACCGCATCATGCTGTCGCCCGTGCTGGCTGGAGAGCAGAAATTCGAAGACATCGTTCTGAATGACTGGGATTGGTACACCAGCAACAACGTGACCCTGCACGTGGGTCGCGAGGTCACCGAGATTGATCGAGTAAAGCGCCTTGTGAAGTGTGCCGACGGCACCACGGCTGAATACGACAGGTTATTGCTGGCCACAGGCTCCAATTCATTCATCTTGCCAGTACCTGGTTCAACATTGCCGGGCGTGATTGGCTACCGTGACATTGCAGACACCGAAGCCATGCTGGATGCAGCCAAGCATTACAAAAAAGCAGTGGTGATTGGCGGTGGCCTGTTGGGCCTGGAAGCGGCCAACGGCCTGGCCTTGCAAGGCATGGACGTGTCAGTGGTGCACCTGCCCACCTGGCTGATGGAGCGCCAGCTTGACCCCACCGCAGCAGGCCTGTTGCAGAAAAGCCTTGAAAGCAAGGGGCTGAAGTTTCTGCTGGCCAAAAACACCAAGGCCCTGCATGCAGGCGCCGATGGACGGGTTTCAACAATTGAATTCACGGATGGCGAAATTCACAAGGCTGACCTGGTGGTGATGGCCGTGGGTATTCGCCCGAACGACAAGCTGGCGGCCAGCAGTGGCCTGCACTGCAACCGCGGCGTGGTCGTCAGCGACACGCTGCAAACCATCACTGATCCAAAAATTTATTCGGTAGGCGAATGTGCCAGCCACCGTGGCGTGGCTTACGGTTTGGTAGCACCTTTGTTTGAACAGGCCAAGGTGTGTGCCAACCACCTGGCGCAGTTCGGCATTGGCCGTTACGAAGGCTCTGTCACCTCCACCAAACTGAAAGTGACCGGCGTGGATTTGTTCTCCGCAGGCAACTTCATGGGTGGTGAAGGCTGTGAAGAGCTGCTGCTTTCCGATCCCATAGGTGGCGTGTACAAAAAACTGATCATCAAGGAAGACAAATTGGTGGGTGCCTGCCTGTACGGCGACACCGCGGACGGTTCCTGGTACTTCAAGCTGATGCGTGAAGGCAAGGCCGTGGGCGAAATTCGCGACAAGTTGATGTTTGGCCAGAACAACATTGGCGACACAGGTCATGAAGGCCAAAGCCAGGCTAGCAAAATGGCTGACACAGACGAGGTGTGCGGTTGCAACGGCGTGTGCAAGGGCACCATTGTGCAGGCCATCAAGACCAAGGGTTTGTTCACCATTGAAGAAGTACGCAAGCACACCAAAGCCAGCGCAAGCTGTGGTTCTTGTACAGGCCTGTGTGAACAGATCTTGATGAGCACGGCAGGTGCAGATTATTCCGCCACGCCCAAAACCAAGCCCATGTGCGGTTGCACTGACCATGGTCACCAGGCAGTGCGCGACATGATTTTCAAGCACCACCTGTTGACCAAGGAAGAAGTATTTTCCACCATGAACTGGCGTACCCCCAACGGTTGCGCAAGCTGCCGCCCGGCGGTGAATTATTACCTGATCAGTTCCTGGCCCGGCGAGGCGGTGGACGACCCGCAAAGCCGTTTTATCAATGAACGCGCGCACGCCAATATTCAGAAAGACAAAACCTATTCTGTTGTGCCCCGCATGTGGGGCGGGGAAACCACGGCAGCCGAGTTACGCCGCATTGCGGACGTGGTCGACAAGTTCAACATTCCCACAGTGAAGGTGACGGGTGGCCAGCGCATTGATTTGCTGGGTGTGAAAAAGGAAGATTTGCAGGCCGTGTGGAAAGACCTCGACATGCCCTGCGGCCACGCCTATGCCAAGGGCCTGCGCACCGTGAAAACCTGCGTGGGCAGCGAATGGTGCCGCTTTGGTACGCAAGACAGCACGCAGATGGGCAAGGACCTTGAGCACGCCTTGTTCAAGATGTACGCACCGCACAAGGTCAAACTGGCCGTGTCAGGCTGCCCGCGCAACTGTGCAGAAAGTGGCATCAAGGACGTGGGTGTGATCGGTGTGGATTCCGGCTGGGAAATTTATGTCGGCGGCAACGGCGGCATCAAGACCGAAGTGGCGCAGTTTTTGTGCCGTGTAAAAACATCCGATGAAGTGCTGGCTGTCAGCGGTGCATTTTTGCAGCTGTACCGCAAGGAAGCCTGGTACCTGGAGCGCACGGTGCATTACCTGGAGCGCGTGGGTCTTGATCATGTGAAGGCACGGGTGATTGACGATGTGGCCAACCGCGATGCCCTGTGGGCCGAGCTGCAAGCCGCCCTGGCCATTGAAGAAGACCCGTGGCACAAGCCTGAACAAGCGCAGGTTGATTTGCGCCAGTTCATTCCTATCACACTGGCGGAGGTGGTCTAATGTCGGCTTCATTACTTGAGGAACAGAAGGAAATTCAGATGGAATGGATCAACATTTGCGCGGTGGAAGACATCCCCGTGCTGGGGTCTCGAATTGTGCGTCGCCCTGTTGGGCAAGACATCGCCATTTTCCGCAACAGCGAGCAACAGGTTTTTGCCCTGCTGGATGAATGCCCGCACAAGAAAGGCCCCTTGAGCCAGGGCATTGTTCATGGAACCACCGTGACCTGCCCCTTGCACAACTGGCAAATTGGTTTGGCCGATGGCTGCGCCCGTGAGCCCGATGAAGGTTGCACCGCCAAGTTTGCAGTGCAAGTGATTGATGGCCGCGTGCACCTGAAAACCAGCGAAGTGAAAAGCCACGGCATTTGAAAACTGCGGTATTTGAAAATCCACTGTATTTAATTATCGCCCCCAAGTTTTAAAGACCATTTCAATGACCGAATTGCTGCAGCCCATTCAAAGCACCAAGACAACCTGCCCTTATTGCGGCGTGGGTTGTGGTGTGGTGGTGCGCACGCAAGGCAAAAAAATCATTGATGTGAAAGGCGATGAAACACACCCGGCCAACTGGGGCAAGCTGTGCAGTAAAGGCAGTAAGCTGGCGGAAACAGCCACTGAAAATGTGTACGGCCAGGTGCGTGCAAG
The nucleotide sequence above comes from Limnobacter thiooxidans. Encoded proteins:
- the xerD gene encoding site-specific tyrosine recombinase XerD; the protein is MTSNADLIDEFSTNLWLEEGLAQATLQAYRSDLEQLAEWLEKKVGESLLNANSEQLKNHVHDLVELKPSSLNRKISSTKRFYLWLNTSHKREDNPAQQLHSAKQGLRIPKVLSEQQMLDLLAAPDVSNAAGQRDKAMLEFMYASGLRVSELVNMPLRAIDLNAGAVKVLGKGNKERLVPMGEPARLAIQLYLQQARGELLKGRTSDFLFVTHFGTPMTRQGFWKNIKRLALVAGIHSPISPHVLRHAFATHLVNHGADLRVVQLLLGHADIGTTQIYTHVAKEHLQKLLNSGHPMAK
- the glcE gene encoding glycolate oxidase subunit GlcE: MSDFLDDLCKRVELAARNNTPLRPAGGSTKNFYGGPLQGEEVDMRQWAGIVEYEPTELVITVKPGTPLAEVEAALAAQKQELAFEPPRLGGAGHAAGGTIGGAIVSGLAGPARLSRGGVKDYVLGCTLLDGKGQLLHFGGVVMKNVAGYDVSRVIPGSMGTLGIVTELSIKVMPVAPAEATLQFEMDVNKAISQSNEWLSKPLPISATFYDNGKLTVRLRGASAAVQAALKNMGGQELPTEQAQTFWVSVRDQQHEFFNVEGDLWRMAVPPTTVDLALRGQSVHEWGSGLRWLRTDATFTGEQIRAVAKRVGGHATLYRTANEAARVQAFQQPDAVMLKLQRRLKEQFDPAGVFSINRLSPIL
- the glcF gene encoding glycolate oxidase subunit GlcF, yielding MDTQLADWIKDTPDGKAADAILRKCVHCGFCTATCPTYQILGDELDSPRGRIYLIKQVLEGKQVTRKTQQHLDRCLTCRNCETTCPSGVKYGQLIDIGRKIVDERVERPMAEKLTRESLKMLMTNRPMFTAGMAMGKAVRGILPESIKKKVPAKRVTLPFANTQHTRKVILLKGCVQPAMMPSIDTATSVILDALGIQSMVIQESGCCGAVKFHLNDHAGGLAQMKTNIDAWYSLLVSGEAEALVMNASGCGVTVREYAHHFENDPVYAAKAALVSEKTLDIGEFITRQNAEGLARLGTQVKAAIEQQRIPGSIAFHPPCTLQHGQQIKGVIENVLTTLGFKLTPVADSHLCCGSAGTYSVLQPELSKELKKRKLANLMAGKPQAIASANIGCLGHLESDATVDVRHWVEWVAQAI
- a CDS encoding FAD-linked oxidase C-terminal domain-containing protein is translated as MNAPTEEFALNAAQRAEVIAGLNQILPAHAVLHEVEDTKPYECDGLSLFRQLPMVVALPETEAQVIDILKLANRLNVPVVARGAGTGLSGGAQPHKNGILLGMAKFNKILKVDVQSRSAVVQPGVRNLAISEAVAQHQLYYAPDPSSQIACTIGGNVAENSGGVHCLKYGLTVHNVLKVRAITIEGEIVEFGSEAPDAPGLELLNLVIGSEGMLAVVTEVTVKLVPKPALAQVIMASFDDVANAGNAVAAVIAAGIIPAGLEMMDKRATQMVEPFVKAGYDTEAEAILLLESDGTIEEVAEEIAEMTRVLNGCGATAIKVSQSEAERLKFWAGRKNAFPAAGRVSPDYYCMDGTIPRRSLAHVLNAITEMEKKYDLRCANVFHAGDGNLHPLILFDANKPEEITRAEDFGAEILELCVEVGGTVTGEHGVGIEKINQMCVQFSRAELDAFFAVKKAFDEPGLLNPGKAIPTLHRCAEYGRMHVHGGQVPFADLPRF
- a CDS encoding M48 family metalloprotease; amino-acid sequence: MSGFSRSILAGLCALCAFLGLSGFTSSTWAATRSDVDDAIVQLGRAVPSMKIQVELTKTWSRAYITDRIDGALLTMDPDFLNRLTADGVLFVIAHEYAHVYLEHQKKLGIKAMELAGMPTPDMAFDAIESKPATMEKLHAMNRQFELDADEAATKWLAQLGLSACTEDVLRSIDGADMMMPVVPSHPGYYSRKQVICRK
- the pdxH gene encoding pyridoxamine 5'-phosphate oxidase encodes the protein MSIADLRKDYTQATLDEADALANPFEFFKLWFDQALNADLPEPNAMTLATVNEQGRPSARIVLIKGLDDKGITFFTNYESRKGQELAQNPHAALLFHWTELERQVRIEGRVEKCTAEESDSYYLSRPAGSRLGAWASPQSQVIESRSVLENRVKQAQVEQQGDPQTRPPFWGGYRLVPDFFEFWQGRSSRLHDRLAYSKQGDHWNMVRLAP